The segment TTTTTTTTAAGTCTACTTCTTAGTTCTTGTTTAAGTAGTAATCCTAAATCTCAAAAATCCGAAACCCACTTTATCACTGATATGAATGGACGAAATATTGAAATTCCCATTCGAATTAGGAGTGCAGTTGCCCATGGTGCAGGAGCTTTACGAATGATTTGTTATTTAGATAGAACCGACATAATCATTGGAGTCGAATCAAATGAAAAAAAACGCAATGTTCCTTACTTGTATGCCTATCCTGAACTAAGAAATTTGCCAATTATAGGTACTGGAAATAACGCTGATCCAGAACTGATTGCAAGATTGCAACCTGAAGTCATTATTTGCACTTTCCTAAGCTCTTCCGAAGCGGACGAATTACAGAAAAGAACGGGAATTCCGGTGCTGTGTTTAAGTTATGGCGACTTCAATAAAAATGAAACTAACTTTTATGAGTCTATGCGCCTTTTGGGAAGTATTCTTGAGAGAAACGAGAGAGCTGAATATCTGATTAATTATATTAAAAATGGCCTAAATAGTGTTGAAATAGCATGTGATAAACACGCGTCAAGAGCAAGGGTATATGCTGGAGGAATTGCATTTCGTGGCTCACACGGAATAAATTCGACCGAACCATTATATGCTCCATTCAGATATGCTCACGCTTATAATGTTGCTGAAGGATTAGTTAACAACCCGAATTTTTCTGCTTCACAATTAAATAATGTGATTATCGACAAGGAGCAAATTATTAAATGGAATCCGGAGAAAATATTTATTGACATCTCAAGCTACACGCTTTCCGAGCCCGATTTGGATAAAAATTCAGTAGTTGGTAAATTGATTCCGGCTATTCAAAAAGATGAGGTTTATTTTTTACTACCTCATATCTGGCATTCTGTAAATTACGAACATATTTTAATCAACACATTTTATATCGCAAAGGTTTTGTATCCAGATATATATCCCGACATGGATATAAAAACGAAAGCCAATGAAGTTTACGAAGCCTTTTTAGGCAAAGCAATTTATGATAACCTTCTTGATTTATATGGGATGGGTTGCCAGAAAATAAATGAGAAATGAGCAAGGAAATCATTAAAGAATATAAACAGTTTACCACCCGTAAAAGGCTTTTTATTTGGGTCAGTATTTTCCTGCTTCTACTCTTCATCGTTCTTGGATTATTGATTGGTGCTTCTTCTATTTCGTTGAATGAGATAGTTCAGATTTTAACAGG is part of the Bacteroidota bacterium genome and harbors:
- a CDS encoding ABC transporter substrate-binding protein codes for the protein MNGRNIEIPIRIRSAVAHGAGALRMICYLDRTDIIIGVESNEKKRNVPYLYAYPELRNLPIIGTGNNADPELIARLQPEVIICTFLSSSEADELQKRTGIPVLCLSYGDFNKNETNFYESMRLLGSILERNERAEYLINYIKNGLNSVEIACDKHASRARVYAGGIAFRGSHGINSTEPLYAPFRYAHAYNVAEGLVNNPNFSASQLNNVIIDKEQIIKWNPEKIFIDISSYTLSEPDLDKNSVVGKLIPAIQKDEVYFLLPHIWHSVNYEHILINTFYIAKVLYPDIYPDMDIKTKANEVYEAFLGKAIYDNLLDLYGMGCQKINEK